From a single Bacillus solimangrovi genomic region:
- a CDS encoding GIY-YIG nuclease family protein has protein sequence MEKGEHCLYVLECSDGTYYTGYTNHLNRRIQMHQEGKGAKYTRGRTPVSLQYYETFSTKREAMQAEYRFK, from the coding sequence ATGGAAAAAGGTGAGCATTGTTTATACGTTCTCGAATGCAGTGATGGTACTTACTATACGGGATATACGAATCATTTAAATCGGCGTATTCAGATGCATCAAGAGGGTAAAGGTGCTAAATATACACGTGGTCGTACACCAGTTTCTTTACAATATTATGAGACATTTTCAACGAAGAGAGAGGCAATGCAAGCAGAGTATCGGTTTAAGC